A genomic window from Actinomycetaceae bacterium MB13-C1-2 includes:
- a CDS encoding ATP-binding cassette domain-containing protein produces MSTPTLLSLRHVSKSFGAVEAVSDVSFEVNAHEIVALVGDNAAGKSTIARMISGAYEPTSGAIFLGGEEVTIPSPRAAFDLGIATVFQELALCENLDVTSNIFLGREVSGANGLLSQKEMDDRARSYVDQLGGRIPDTHSLLFSLSGGQRQCVAIARTLVSSPRLLVLDEPTASLSVTQSAEVLGHIQNLRGMGKGVIFISHNLPDVRAIADRIIVMRHGRINGHFRASDATYEEIIASITGLTHGSY; encoded by the coding sequence GTGAGCACACCAACACTTCTCAGTCTCAGGCATGTGTCCAAGAGTTTCGGCGCAGTGGAAGCCGTCTCTGATGTGTCGTTTGAGGTAAACGCACACGAGATAGTTGCCCTTGTTGGCGACAATGCTGCGGGGAAGTCCACCATCGCGCGAATGATCTCCGGAGCCTACGAACCGACCTCCGGGGCCATCTTTCTTGGTGGCGAGGAAGTCACAATTCCCTCACCGCGAGCGGCTTTTGATCTGGGCATTGCAACCGTGTTTCAGGAACTCGCCCTTTGCGAGAACTTGGACGTCACCTCAAATATCTTCCTCGGCCGCGAAGTATCGGGAGCGAACGGCCTGCTCTCACAAAAGGAAATGGACGATCGGGCCAGAAGCTACGTTGACCAACTGGGCGGCCGAATTCCTGACACCCACTCTCTTCTATTTTCACTGTCCGGCGGACAGAGGCAATGCGTCGCTATCGCCAGAACTCTGGTTTCAAGTCCTCGCTTGCTGGTCCTAGACGAACCCACCGCCTCACTCTCGGTAACTCAGAGCGCGGAGGTTCTGGGGCATATCCAAAACCTCCGCGGCATGGGCAAGGGAGTGATCTTTATCAGCCACAATCTGCCAGACGTGCGCGCTATCGCTGATCGCATAATCGTTATGCGGCACGGTCGCATCAACGGCCACTTCCGGGCATCAGATGCAACGTACGAGGAGATTATTGCCTCCATTACCGGCCTGACTCACGGTAGCTACTAG
- a CDS encoding carbohydrate kinase has product MPDQARSALVMGEALVDLVIDPRQNSSEPVAVPGGSPANVAIAISRLGIPVDLVAWFGKDLYGDMMRGHLEESNVNVASGTDLAPFTPTAEAHLDQNGAATYTFNLEWDPPAPIDIPDRAAVVHTGSIGAVLQPGTDAVLEAFIRAREQALTTYDPNARPSLMGDVDVARPIIESFVSNSDVVKVSDEDLGWLYPGTPAVDAARAWTERFQVPLVVVTRGKEGPIAWTSSGVEVSVIPAEVKVIDTVGAGDTFMGGLIDALWRRDLVGRGAGEAISLLSEEQLAEIIEDASRMADIVVQRRGANPPWAHEIGR; this is encoded by the coding sequence ATGCCAGATCAAGCCCGATCCGCCCTCGTTATGGGTGAAGCACTAGTCGACCTGGTGATTGACCCACGACAGAATTCTAGCGAGCCGGTTGCTGTTCCGGGCGGCTCACCTGCCAATGTCGCAATTGCAATAAGCCGCCTCGGAATACCTGTCGATCTTGTTGCCTGGTTCGGGAAAGACCTTTACGGGGACATGATGCGGGGGCACCTGGAAGAGTCCAACGTTAATGTTGCTTCAGGAACAGACTTGGCACCCTTTACCCCGACAGCGGAGGCCCATCTCGATCAGAACGGTGCCGCAACTTACACCTTCAACCTTGAATGGGACCCGCCGGCACCAATCGACATTCCAGACCGTGCTGCGGTGGTTCACACCGGCTCCATTGGAGCCGTTCTTCAGCCGGGAACCGACGCCGTGCTAGAGGCGTTCATCCGCGCGCGCGAACAAGCACTGACCACCTATGACCCCAATGCCCGCCCAAGCCTTATGGGGGATGTCGATGTGGCCCGCCCGATCATTGAATCCTTTGTGTCGAACAGCGACGTTGTGAAGGTATCTGACGAAGATCTCGGCTGGCTCTACCCGGGCACCCCTGCAGTGGACGCAGCACGAGCTTGGACCGAACGTTTCCAGGTTCCCCTCGTCGTCGTCACCCGCGGCAAGGAAGGACCGATAGCGTGGACCAGTTCCGGGGTCGAGGTGTCGGTTATTCCGGCCGAGGTGAAGGTGATCGATACCGTTGGCGCCGGTGACACTTTTATGGGCGGGCTTATCGACGCCCTTTGGCGCCGTGACCTTGTGGGCCGAGGCGCGGGTGAAGCGATCTCCCTGCTCTCTGAGGAACAGTTAGCGGAGATCATCGAAGATGCCAGCCGTATGGCCGACATTGTCGTCCAACGCAGAGGCGCGAATCCTCCCTGGGCTCACGAAATCGGCCGATAG
- the msrA gene encoding peptide-methionine (S)-S-oxide reductase MsrA — protein MASSTMPPVPEPHPVLRTPLDLPASETAEIIYLAAGCFWGVERIFWRLPGVLATAVGYMGGTATNPSYVQVCTGTTGHAETVRVVYDPSKISSYEVIATFFENHDPTTMNRQGNDIGTQYRSAVWTTSEDQYEVATAVRDAYQLVLRERGFSEITTEVHEPPAPTFYYAEEYHQAYLYKNPNGYCNHGFNGVGCPRGLE, from the coding sequence ATGGCCAGCTCAACAATGCCACCTGTGCCGGAGCCCCATCCGGTCCTGCGCACTCCCCTAGACCTCCCCGCATCCGAAACGGCGGAAATAATCTATCTCGCCGCCGGGTGCTTCTGGGGAGTAGAACGCATCTTCTGGCGACTCCCAGGGGTCCTCGCGACAGCGGTCGGATACATGGGAGGAACGGCAACTAACCCCTCGTACGTCCAGGTCTGCACGGGAACTACCGGACACGCGGAAACCGTTCGGGTGGTGTATGACCCGAGCAAGATTTCCTCATACGAGGTGATTGCCACCTTCTTTGAAAATCATGACCCCACAACCATGAACCGGCAGGGCAACGACATCGGTACCCAGTACCGGTCAGCGGTGTGGACAACGAGCGAAGATCAGTACGAGGTGGCGACGGCAGTGCGAGACGCCTACCAGCTGGTATTACGGGAACGAGGGTTTAGCGAGATCACCACCGAAGTACACGAACCACCCGCGCCGACGTTCTACTACGCGGAGGAGTATCACCAGGCATACCTCTACAAGAATCCGAATGGTTACTGCAACCATGGATTTAACGGGGTGGGGTGCCCGAGGGGATTGGAATAA
- a CDS encoding AI-2E family transporter — translation MNDAGTESLGPDNLEAPDRVGSVDGVAPSRRPRGSSHRRNRATADAEVTYPFRVAAAWSWRFVVVVGAIALCGYLLSYVSMLVVAVLVAILFAALLAPLVTFLRAKWHMGRTGAAAVGLITGLVIVVLLLTVAVTQVLEQLPLIVEQSISGVTSLLDWVANGPWAEESEALREWVSDLQGSISTLLSRYGTVIASGALSVASTTASLATGTVIMLFTLFFIMRDGRAMWVVGIRSLPRSWRTSADEAGIRAWITLGEYVRTQAKVAAIDAVGIGLGAVLLGVPLAVPIMVLVFLFSFIPIVGAFVSGAIAVLIALVNNGLNAGIIMLLVVLLVQQLESNVLQPWLMANAVSLHPVAVVLAVTAGGTVGGIAGAVFAVPVLAVVNVVMLYLHGHDPYPGLADNPDRPGGPPGSLDEQILNSYHVSGKGGKDSTKVASKVRAKAQARAEEKGHVLASPGSFTTDAEAEQSQIDVSWDVQDADED, via the coding sequence ATGAATGATGCTGGGACTGAGTCTTTGGGGCCAGACAATCTAGAAGCACCGGACAGGGTGGGTTCAGTTGACGGCGTAGCTCCGAGCCGACGACCACGCGGATCGTCTCATCGACGCAACAGAGCAACTGCGGACGCAGAGGTTACCTATCCGTTTAGAGTAGCTGCGGCTTGGTCATGGAGATTCGTGGTGGTCGTTGGTGCGATTGCTCTGTGCGGCTACTTGCTGTCGTATGTCAGCATGCTTGTTGTAGCGGTATTGGTGGCGATCCTCTTCGCCGCGTTGCTTGCACCGTTAGTGACCTTTCTTCGCGCGAAATGGCATATGGGTCGAACGGGTGCCGCTGCGGTCGGACTGATAACGGGCTTGGTCATCGTTGTTCTGCTGTTGACCGTCGCCGTTACGCAGGTCCTTGAGCAGCTACCACTGATCGTTGAACAGTCCATATCGGGAGTGACTTCACTCCTCGACTGGGTAGCCAACGGTCCGTGGGCGGAAGAATCAGAGGCTCTTCGGGAGTGGGTGAGCGACCTACAGGGCAGTATCTCCACCCTACTTAGTCGTTACGGCACGGTAATCGCTTCGGGGGCACTATCTGTTGCTTCGACAACGGCTTCGTTAGCAACTGGGACAGTGATAATGCTGTTCACCCTGTTCTTCATAATGCGAGATGGTCGTGCGATGTGGGTCGTGGGGATTCGCTCGTTGCCTCGCAGCTGGCGCACGTCGGCGGACGAAGCGGGGATCAGGGCATGGATAACGCTCGGTGAGTACGTTCGGACGCAGGCCAAGGTCGCCGCAATTGATGCCGTTGGCATTGGTCTTGGTGCCGTCCTGCTCGGTGTTCCACTCGCGGTGCCAATCATGGTGCTGGTGTTTCTTTTCTCGTTCATTCCAATCGTGGGTGCGTTTGTTTCGGGAGCTATCGCCGTGCTCATTGCACTCGTAAACAATGGGCTCAATGCCGGCATCATCATGCTCTTGGTCGTCCTGTTGGTTCAGCAACTTGAGAGCAATGTCTTGCAGCCGTGGCTCATGGCTAATGCTGTGTCACTACATCCGGTAGCAGTTGTGCTTGCAGTCACTGCTGGAGGCACAGTTGGTGGGATAGCAGGGGCGGTGTTCGCCGTTCCCGTGCTTGCTGTGGTCAACGTCGTGATGCTCTATCTTCACGGACACGACCCGTACCCGGGGCTTGCCGACAACCCGGACCGTCCTGGAGGCCCCCCGGGTTCCTTGGACGAGCAGATCCTGAACTCGTACCACGTTTCGGGTAAAGGAGGAAAGGACTCAACGAAGGTTGCGAGCAAGGTACGGGCCAAAGCGCAGGCGCGTGCGGAAGAAAAGGGCCATGTGCTTGCAAGTCCGGGTTCGTTCACCACGGATGCCGAGGCAGAGCAATCACAGATTGATGTGTCTTGGGACGTCCAGGACGCCGACGAAGACTGA
- a CDS encoding hemolysin III family protein, translating into MPIASRKPIQWTPTSLVDVKPRLRGWIHGVAAPLSLAASIVLVVLAPTTGLKWASAVYLAASLILFGVSAAYHLFYWKPPIGTILQRMDHANIFLLIAGTYTPITVALLEGTPRIVLLSIVWIGATVGIFVSVFWPTAPRWLSTLIYVVLGWTAIWFLPALWRSGGPAVVILIIAGGVLYTIGALVYAKKKPNLFPKWFGFHELFHTFTVLAWACQCVAAFLAVLGQG; encoded by the coding sequence ATGCCAATTGCTTCCAGAAAACCGATCCAGTGGACCCCCACGAGTTTGGTAGATGTGAAACCTAGACTACGGGGCTGGATTCACGGCGTTGCCGCACCTCTGTCGCTGGCGGCGTCCATTGTTCTTGTCGTTCTAGCTCCGACCACGGGGCTCAAGTGGGCCAGCGCGGTCTATTTGGCCGCCTCGCTGATTTTGTTCGGAGTTTCCGCCGCCTACCACCTGTTTTATTGGAAGCCTCCGATCGGCACGATCCTTCAAAGAATGGATCATGCAAATATCTTCCTCTTGATTGCCGGAACCTACACGCCTATCACTGTGGCGTTGCTTGAGGGCACCCCGCGAATAGTTCTGCTTTCAATCGTCTGGATTGGAGCCACGGTAGGGATTTTCGTTAGTGTCTTCTGGCCCACCGCACCAAGGTGGCTGAGCACCCTCATCTACGTGGTTCTAGGGTGGACTGCAATCTGGTTCCTGCCAGCACTATGGCGTTCAGGAGGACCGGCGGTCGTTATCCTCATCATCGCAGGCGGCGTCCTTTACACGATTGGCGCGTTGGTCTATGCGAAGAAGAAACCAAATCTCTTCCCAAAGTGGTTCGGATTCCACGAGTTGTTCCACACTTTCACGGTGCTTGCCTGGGCCTGTCAGTGCGTCGCGGCGTTCCTGGCGGTCCTAGGTCAGGGCTGA
- the xseA gene encoding exodeoxyribonuclease VII large subunit — MSGPVETSASTDLPATAAETSADQPWPLRVFSAKLKTHVERAPETWVEGQVVQYKRRGATQMSFFTLRDTDQDISMDAATFAGVLDGAGPGFDEGARVVARVKPSFFERSGRMTLRVHEIRLQGLGSLLAQIEKLRQDLAAEGLFDLERKKPLPMFPRRIGLICGKDAKAKDDVIVNGLLRWEAATFEVREVLVQGPSSALQVSEAIAELDAHPEVDVIVVARGGGSTEDLLPFSDERLVRVAAGAATPIVSAIGHEGDAPLLDLVSDYRASTPTDAAMHVTPDICGEKQEIAGAQGAMRAAVVRIVGREREFLSLLTSRPVLQKPTAVLDQQLAGLEQAQLRINAAISRLLTTQLGDIERLSGMLQALSPLGTLERGYSIIRLPDKAVVRSVDQLSSGTLIEGMLSEGTFVGQVVGTNKVGSFINPEQP, encoded by the coding sequence GTGAGCGGACCAGTCGAAACATCAGCGAGTACGGATCTGCCCGCGACTGCGGCAGAGACCTCGGCGGATCAACCCTGGCCGCTTCGCGTCTTCTCAGCGAAGCTAAAGACCCATGTCGAGCGAGCACCGGAGACTTGGGTCGAGGGCCAGGTGGTCCAGTACAAGCGCCGCGGCGCGACCCAAATGTCGTTCTTTACCCTTCGTGACACTGACCAGGACATCTCGATGGACGCCGCTACCTTTGCTGGCGTCTTGGATGGGGCAGGCCCGGGCTTCGACGAGGGAGCACGGGTTGTTGCACGAGTGAAACCCTCGTTCTTTGAACGATCCGGACGAATGACCCTGAGAGTCCATGAGATTAGACTTCAGGGTCTCGGCTCACTGCTAGCGCAAATAGAGAAGTTACGTCAGGACCTGGCCGCTGAAGGATTGTTCGACTTAGAGCGCAAGAAGCCACTTCCCATGTTTCCAAGGCGTATCGGACTGATCTGTGGGAAGGATGCCAAGGCGAAGGACGATGTCATTGTCAACGGACTACTCCGCTGGGAGGCGGCAACATTTGAGGTCAGAGAGGTCTTGGTACAAGGACCGAGCTCGGCTCTGCAGGTCAGCGAGGCCATCGCAGAACTAGATGCTCACCCAGAAGTTGACGTGATCGTTGTGGCCAGGGGCGGCGGTTCCACTGAAGATCTACTTCCGTTCTCAGACGAGCGACTGGTTAGAGTCGCTGCGGGCGCAGCGACTCCGATAGTCTCAGCGATCGGGCACGAGGGAGATGCGCCATTACTCGACCTGGTTTCCGACTATCGAGCATCCACTCCCACGGACGCAGCAATGCATGTTACCCCGGATATCTGCGGTGAGAAACAAGAGATTGCGGGGGCTCAGGGGGCTATGCGCGCAGCGGTCGTTAGAATAGTTGGCCGCGAGCGCGAGTTTCTTTCACTGCTGACCTCTCGACCAGTCCTCCAGAAGCCCACGGCGGTGCTTGATCAGCAACTGGCCGGACTTGAGCAGGCCCAACTACGGATCAACGCCGCGATAAGCCGACTGCTTACGACCCAACTCGGTGATATCGAACGACTGTCGGGAATGCTCCAGGCCCTCTCTCCGCTGGGAACTCTTGAACGCGGATACTCAATTATTCGACTCCCGGACAAGGCCGTGGTCCGATCGGTAGACCAGCTGTCGTCGGGAACTCTGATTGAAGGAATGCTCTCAGAGGGAACGTTTGTCGGTCAGGTGGTTGGAACCAACAAGGTCGGCAGTTTCATCAATCCGGAACAGCCATAG
- the greA gene encoding transcription elongation factor GreA produces MTEKTWLTQSQYDVLSSELEERSKVRRPEIARLIDAARQEGDLSENGGYQAAREEQSMNETRILQLEDLLKDAEVGETPKDDGVVEPGMVIVAEIAGDREEFLLGARDAGEGLGISVYSPTAPLGKAILGAREGDTLTYKTPAGKSLKVTIISAKPYEG; encoded by the coding sequence ATGACTGAAAAGACCTGGCTTACGCAATCGCAGTACGATGTCCTCTCTTCTGAGCTTGAAGAACGGTCAAAGGTTCGACGCCCTGAAATCGCTCGGCTGATTGACGCGGCGAGGCAAGAAGGCGACCTGAGCGAGAATGGCGGCTACCAGGCCGCCCGCGAAGAACAGTCAATGAACGAGACCAGAATCCTCCAGTTAGAGGATCTGCTCAAAGACGCTGAGGTCGGTGAAACGCCAAAGGATGATGGCGTTGTAGAACCGGGCATGGTAATCGTCGCAGAGATCGCTGGTGACCGCGAGGAGTTTCTGCTCGGCGCACGTGATGCGGGTGAGGGCCTTGGAATCAGTGTTTACTCGCCCACCGCTCCGCTTGGCAAGGCAATTCTCGGCGCTCGCGAAGGCGACACCCTCACCTACAAGACACCCGCGGGAAAGTCGCTGAAGGTCACCATCATTTCGGCAAAGCCATACGAGGGCTAA
- a CDS encoding ROK family transcriptional regulator, whose product MSVGPGSQTSLREANAVRVAETVKKYGRITQVELAAATGLSAASISNIVKRLAADGILQVENTVRSGRRASLVSLVRPSGLLAGIHVGTRGATVAISDLALKIEERIALPLPISHRADTTLDRVALMTAELVERMGATPDELLAVGVAIPEPIDPETGMPPIPGILPGWEDTRVDEVLSSRLNRPVSVENDANAAALAEARIGGLRGVPAGIFVRASFNTGAGITIDGDIYRGIRGIAGEIGHIQVDPGGLICQCGGRGCLNTVVGAAVLTESLRLSRGELTLADLISLAEEGDVGCRQVISDAGAKIGKVVADTAVVIPATKVIVGGELAATGETLIAPIREALTNRPILMGAVGVEASTLGADAELYGALILARQVVETSAMPTGGNEAALSDVVIGVGK is encoded by the coding sequence ATGAGCGTTGGCCCCGGATCTCAGACTTCACTTCGTGAAGCCAATGCGGTCCGTGTTGCCGAGACCGTAAAAAAATACGGACGCATAACTCAGGTAGAACTCGCTGCGGCAACGGGTCTATCTGCCGCCTCGATTTCAAACATTGTTAAGCGCCTGGCGGCCGATGGCATCCTGCAGGTCGAGAATACGGTTCGTTCCGGTCGCCGCGCATCCCTCGTTTCCCTAGTACGGCCCAGCGGATTACTGGCGGGAATTCACGTTGGAACACGTGGCGCTACCGTTGCCATTTCTGATTTGGCGCTGAAGATTGAGGAGCGAATCGCCCTCCCCCTTCCAATCAGCCACCGAGCCGACACCACGCTGGACCGAGTCGCGCTCATGACCGCTGAGCTTGTCGAAAGGATGGGCGCTACCCCCGATGAGCTTCTTGCAGTTGGCGTTGCCATACCTGAGCCAATCGATCCCGAAACTGGCATGCCACCCATTCCCGGAATTCTGCCGGGTTGGGAAGATACTCGAGTTGACGAGGTCCTGTCGAGTCGGCTCAATCGTCCCGTTTCAGTCGAGAATGATGCCAATGCCGCCGCACTGGCCGAAGCGCGAATCGGCGGACTTCGTGGGGTACCGGCTGGCATCTTCGTCCGCGCCTCGTTCAATACGGGCGCGGGCATAACTATAGACGGCGATATCTACCGTGGAATCCGCGGCATAGCAGGGGAGATCGGACATATACAGGTCGATCCGGGTGGACTGATCTGCCAGTGTGGCGGTCGAGGATGCCTAAACACCGTTGTCGGTGCCGCCGTTCTCACGGAATCTCTCCGCCTCAGCCGAGGCGAACTTACTTTGGCGGACCTGATCTCTCTCGCGGAAGAGGGAGACGTGGGTTGTCGCCAGGTAATCAGTGACGCTGGTGCCAAGATCGGTAAGGTCGTCGCCGACACTGCCGTGGTGATACCAGCAACGAAAGTGATCGTGGGGGGCGAGCTCGCCGCAACCGGAGAGACGCTGATCGCGCCAATCCGCGAGGCTCTTACCAACCGACCCATTTTGATGGGAGCCGTTGGGGTGGAAGCGAGCACACTTGGTGCGGACGCCGAACTGTACGGCGCCCTGATCCTCGCACGTCAAGTGGTAGAAACCAGCGCAATGCCCACGGGCGGCAACGAAGCCGCTCTTAGCGATGTAGTGATCGGAGTCGGCAAGTGA
- a CDS encoding FKBP-type peptidyl-prolyl cis-trans isomerase yields the protein MEGVSVTGDYGKKPALTFDGVVASPKLEVEVLVQGSGPEVEPGEEIICNYLGQVWDGPVFDNSYDRGAALDFQIGVGMVIRGWDDGLIGQKVGSRVLLSIPSDLGYGARGVPQAGIKGGDTLVFVTDILGIKGRE from the coding sequence ATGGAAGGCGTAAGCGTCACAGGAGATTACGGCAAGAAGCCAGCCCTAACATTTGATGGAGTCGTCGCTTCTCCCAAACTTGAGGTTGAAGTTTTGGTTCAGGGTTCCGGCCCCGAGGTGGAACCTGGCGAAGAGATCATCTGCAACTACCTGGGTCAGGTCTGGGATGGGCCGGTGTTCGACAACTCGTATGATCGCGGAGCAGCGCTTGACTTCCAGATCGGGGTCGGCATGGTCATCCGCGGATGGGACGACGGTCTGATCGGGCAGAAGGTCGGCTCTCGTGTCTTGCTTTCGATCCCGTCTGACCTGGGATACGGCGCACGAGGAGTCCCGCAAGCGGGCATCAAGGGCGGCGACACTCTAGTGTTCGTAACTGACATCTTGGGAATCAAGGGTCGAGAGTAG
- a CDS encoding exodeoxyribonuclease VII small subunit, with translation MVSSTEATNEASRNLIDPQTMSYEQAKDELRQVVQTLESGSIPLEETLELWQRGESLATRCRSILEAASAKIEEMTAQGGGQVAAERAE, from the coding sequence ATGGTTAGCAGTACCGAAGCTACAAACGAAGCGAGCCGGAACCTGATCGATCCTCAAACGATGAGTTATGAGCAGGCTAAGGACGAACTTCGCCAGGTGGTGCAGACACTGGAATCCGGTTCGATACCGCTAGAGGAAACGCTAGAGTTATGGCAGCGAGGCGAGTCCCTGGCAACCAGGTGCCGATCAATTCTTGAGGCCGCTTCCGCCAAGATCGAAGAAATGACCGCGCAAGGTGGCGGCCAAGTCGCCGCCGAGCGCGCAGAGTGA
- a CDS encoding isoprenyl transferase, translating to MAGNLLYEVYEYRLAHSLPRERMPLHIGVILDGNRRWAKAQEADATEGHRVGASKVLEFLTWAQEMDVKVVTLWMLSTDNMSRDKSEISQLIEIIGDTVADLAKERKYRINIVGDMSLFPEEFVSRVAEAAQETQDLTNVMQVNVAVGYGGRRELVDAVRSLLQEAADEGRSVQDVASSLTDEDITAHLYTKGQPDPDLIIRTSGEQRLSGFMMWQSTHSEYYFCDTYWPDFRRVDFLRALRSYAQRERRRGK from the coding sequence TTGGCGGGTAACTTGCTTTACGAGGTTTACGAGTATCGACTCGCGCACTCCCTGCCTCGTGAACGCATGCCGTTACACATCGGTGTAATCCTCGACGGAAACCGAAGGTGGGCCAAAGCTCAGGAAGCTGATGCGACTGAGGGACACCGGGTTGGAGCCTCTAAGGTCCTGGAGTTCCTGACCTGGGCACAAGAGATGGATGTGAAGGTCGTAACTCTTTGGATGCTGTCTACGGATAATATGTCACGGGATAAATCCGAGATATCGCAACTGATCGAGATAATCGGAGACACCGTCGCTGACCTTGCGAAAGAGCGTAAGTATCGAATAAACATCGTGGGAGACATGAGTTTGTTTCCGGAAGAGTTTGTTTCGCGAGTGGCAGAGGCCGCGCAAGAGACGCAAGACCTGACAAACGTGATGCAGGTGAATGTTGCGGTCGGATACGGAGGCCGCCGAGAGCTGGTGGACGCGGTGCGCTCACTGCTTCAGGAAGCTGCTGACGAGGGACGAAGTGTTCAGGATGTTGCTTCTTCTCTCACGGACGAGGATATTACCGCTCATCTCTACACCAAGGGCCAGCCCGACCCAGACCTAATAATCAGAACCTCGGGTGAACAGAGGTTGTCGGGTTTCATGATGTGGCAGTCAACGCATTCGGAGTACTACTTCTGCGACACCTATTGGCCAGACTTCCGTAGAGTCGACTTTCTCCGTGCCCTCAGGTCATACGCTCAACGAGAGCGTCGGCGAGGTAAATAG
- a CDS encoding Bax inhibitor-1/YccA family protein — protein MSNPVFSRLEGEWSQESATRGAGAATATTEALKQQSYPTYDQQAFQRAQESYAAPAADSVDTGRMTYDDVIVKTAMNLGVALLFAVVAWMVTAANPGLGMGIMTVGLIAGLVVAMVNIFSKTIRPALILLYSALEGLALGALSYVVDAYAPGVVLQALIATFAVFGVTLALFSSGKVRNSPKMQRFVLISLVGLIVSRLLIWILGMVGLPVEGVYNQSIFGIPLAVFISLFAVLVGAMSLIGDFDQVKIGVQMGAPAQYAWSCAFGIMVTVVWLYVELLNMLSRLNRN, from the coding sequence ATGAGCAATCCGGTCTTTAGCAGACTTGAGGGAGAGTGGTCTCAAGAGAGTGCTACGCGAGGAGCCGGTGCGGCCACCGCCACCACGGAGGCTCTCAAACAGCAGTCATACCCAACGTACGACCAGCAGGCGTTCCAGCGGGCTCAGGAGTCTTACGCCGCTCCCGCCGCAGACTCCGTAGACACGGGCCGCATGACCTACGATGACGTCATTGTAAAGACCGCTATGAACCTCGGTGTTGCATTGCTGTTTGCTGTGGTCGCGTGGATGGTTACTGCCGCCAATCCGGGTTTGGGGATGGGCATTATGACGGTCGGCCTGATTGCCGGGCTGGTTGTTGCTATGGTCAATATCTTCTCGAAGACAATTCGTCCAGCACTGATTTTGCTTTACTCTGCACTTGAGGGTTTGGCGCTTGGAGCACTTTCGTACGTGGTTGACGCCTACGCCCCAGGCGTAGTGCTTCAGGCTCTCATCGCGACCTTTGCGGTGTTTGGTGTAACCCTGGCACTCTTCTCGTCGGGTAAGGTCCGAAACTCGCCGAAGATGCAACGCTTCGTTCTAATCTCCCTAGTAGGCCTAATTGTCTCCCGACTCTTGATCTGGATCCTTGGCATGGTCGGTCTGCCTGTAGAAGGTGTGTACAATCAGTCGATCTTCGGTATTCCGTTGGCGGTATTCATTAGCCTGTTCGCCGTGCTTGTTGGTGCGATGTCGCTGATTGGTGATTTCGATCAGGTGAAGATCGGCGTGCAGATGGGTGCCCCCGCTCAGTACGCCTGGTCTTGTGCATTTGGAATCATGGTGACGGTAGTGTGGCTCTACGTTGAGCTACTCAACATGCTGTCTCGCCTAAACCGCAACTGA